A region of Pyxidicoccus parkwaysis DNA encodes the following proteins:
- a CDS encoding DUF1175 family protein translates to MLALSLLLLLQAAPVPQPRDVRPELTAPAPETRDVLLRRQVARVALAQVRKQDDAWHPDQRDCAGLIRFAFRTAYKNVAPERLSTPLWRNDRGQPADFADAETLLQQSFTPLGRDEAARDSVRTGDILAFRQEHDSGPVFHLMLVVRPEDRAHAPARVVYHPGEKGAAVRTGLLQNLTTEAPLEWRPVPNNAGFLGFFRFKEWMP, encoded by the coding sequence ATGCTCGCCCTGTCCCTGCTCCTGCTGCTCCAGGCGGCGCCCGTGCCCCAGCCGCGCGACGTGCGGCCGGAGCTCACCGCCCCCGCCCCCGAGACGCGCGACGTGCTGCTGCGCCGTCAGGTGGCGCGCGTGGCGCTGGCGCAGGTGCGCAAGCAGGACGACGCGTGGCACCCGGACCAGCGCGACTGCGCAGGCCTCATCCGCTTCGCCTTCCGCACCGCGTACAAGAACGTCGCCCCGGAGCGGCTCTCCACGCCGCTGTGGAGGAACGACCGCGGCCAGCCCGCGGACTTCGCGGATGCGGAGACGCTGTTGCAACAGAGCTTCACCCCGCTGGGCCGTGACGAGGCCGCGCGCGATTCGGTGCGCACGGGCGACATCCTCGCCTTCCGCCAGGAGCACGACTCCGGCCCCGTGTTCCATCTGATGCTGGTGGTGCGCCCGGAGGACCGGGCCCACGCGCCGGCTCGCGTCGTCTACCACCCGGGGGAGAAGGGCGCCGCGGTGCGCACCGGCCTCCTCCAGAACCTGACCACCGAGGCGCCGCTGGAGTGGCGCCCGGTGCCGAACAACGCCGGCTTCCTCGGCTTCTTCCGCTTCAAGGAGTGGATGCCATGA
- a CDS encoding DUF2135 domain-containing protein codes for MLPVILAVVLSQAAPAAAPNPRQQGVPIGKGKTMPVVKLTAPSGGWTVDRMMLIEGTVSDTTIDPVVVSINGDRYLMRTYGGRFSRKFPAASGKNVVTVMATNQGGTARTQATSYAQIPPVPFKVVLTSDTDGVYTDLHIYEPTDASEAGDQLKVTEMAHVYWADTASPSGGTFFLNEQGGDFDQPAYGPYLYIHRAPPKGVYLVATNYWPSGDKAHTVATLNLSLFEGTPNEIRRMVRIPLATPGTTRVLAWVNVLGDGQAEVYVPAQDPKPKHAGWPTNLAEALKELQANGDSGGGEGEGY; via the coding sequence ATGCTTCCCGTCATCCTGGCCGTGGTCCTGTCGCAGGCCGCGCCTGCCGCCGCCCCCAATCCGCGCCAGCAGGGCGTACCCATCGGCAAGGGCAAGACGATGCCCGTCGTCAAGCTCACCGCGCCCTCCGGAGGGTGGACGGTGGACCGGATGATGCTCATCGAGGGCACGGTCAGCGACACCACCATCGACCCGGTGGTGGTCTCCATCAACGGCGACCGCTACCTCATGCGCACGTATGGCGGCCGCTTCAGCCGCAAGTTCCCCGCCGCCAGCGGGAAGAACGTCGTCACGGTGATGGCCACCAACCAGGGCGGCACCGCGCGCACCCAGGCCACCAGCTACGCGCAGATTCCGCCCGTCCCCTTCAAGGTCGTCCTCACCAGCGACACCGACGGCGTCTACACGGACCTGCACATCTACGAGCCCACCGACGCCAGCGAGGCCGGTGACCAGCTCAAGGTGACGGAGATGGCCCACGTCTACTGGGCCGACACCGCGAGCCCCTCGGGCGGCACGTTCTTCCTCAACGAGCAGGGCGGTGACTTCGACCAGCCCGCGTACGGCCCGTACCTCTACATCCACCGCGCGCCGCCCAAGGGCGTGTACCTGGTGGCCACCAACTACTGGCCCAGCGGCGACAAGGCCCACACCGTGGCCACGCTCAACCTCTCCCTCTTCGAGGGCACGCCCAACGAAATCCGCCGCATGGTGCGCATTCCCCTGGCCACGCCCGGCACCACGCGCGTGCTGGCCTGGGTGAACGTGCTCGGCGACGGACAGGCCGAGGTGTACGTGCCCGCGCAGGACCCCAAGCCCAAGCACGCGGGCTGGCCCACCAACCTCGCCGAGGCCCTCAAGGAGCTCCAGGCCAACGGCGACAGCGGCGGCGGCGAGGGCGAAGGCTACTGA
- a CDS encoding VOC family protein, with amino-acid sequence MIQGLDHVQLAMPRGQEPQGRAFYGGLLGLGEVPKPPELAKRGGLWFELADGRGLHLGVEEPFAPAKKAHPAFRVATLDALAQALKAAGHPVTWDDSVPDVRRFHSADPFGNRLEFQASGPHGS; translated from the coding sequence ATGATTCAGGGGTTGGATCACGTTCAGCTCGCCATGCCCCGGGGCCAGGAGCCCCAGGGCCGGGCCTTCTACGGAGGATTGCTGGGGCTGGGAGAGGTGCCCAAGCCGCCCGAATTGGCGAAGCGCGGAGGCCTCTGGTTCGAGCTCGCGGATGGACGCGGGCTGCACCTGGGCGTGGAGGAGCCTTTTGCCCCCGCGAAGAAGGCCCACCCGGCCTTCCGGGTGGCCACGCTGGATGCGCTCGCGCAGGCCCTGAAGGCCGCGGGACATCCGGTGACATGGGATGACTCGGTGCCGGACGTGCGCCGGTTCCACAGCGCGGACCCGTTCGGCAATCGGCTGGAGTTCCAGGCCTCGGGGCCGCACGGAAGCTGA
- the infC gene encoding translation initiation factor IF-3, with the protein MIREQRGNRGGSRDQRTNRRIRAREVRVVGSDGGQLGVMPLEAALDLARTEGLDLVEISPMASPPVCKIMDYGKFKYEEKKKAAEAKRAQVTVLLKEVKLRPKTEEHDYEFKVRNTRRFIEDGNKAKVVIQFRGREITHKEQGTAILDDVAKDLKEVAVVEQPPRMEGRLMFMILAPTPKVAQKARELARQAALATKRDKHSEGKPEAPAGEKQGEPSQEAKPADTQPATP; encoded by the coding sequence ATCATTCGCGAACAGAGAGGTAACCGCGGCGGGAGCCGCGACCAGAGGACCAACCGCCGTATCCGTGCCCGCGAGGTCCGCGTCGTCGGGTCCGACGGCGGGCAGCTCGGGGTCATGCCGCTCGAGGCTGCCCTCGATTTGGCTCGTACCGAGGGGCTCGACCTGGTCGAGATCAGCCCCATGGCCAGTCCACCGGTCTGCAAGATCATGGACTACGGCAAGTTCAAGTACGAGGAGAAGAAGAAGGCCGCCGAGGCGAAGCGCGCCCAGGTGACCGTCCTTCTCAAGGAAGTGAAGCTCCGTCCGAAGACGGAGGAGCACGACTACGAGTTCAAGGTCCGCAACACGCGGCGCTTCATCGAGGACGGCAACAAGGCGAAGGTCGTCATCCAGTTCCGCGGGCGTGAAATCACGCACAAGGAGCAGGGCACGGCCATCCTCGACGACGTGGCGAAGGACCTGAAGGAAGTGGCCGTCGTGGAGCAGCCGCCCCGCATGGAAGGGCGTCTGATGTTCATGATTCTGGCGCCCACGCCGAAGGTGGCCCAGAAGGCCCGCGAGCTGGCCCGTCAGGCCGCCTTGGCCACCAAGCGCGACAAGCACTCGGAGGGCAAGCCGGAGGCTCCCGCTGGCGAGAAGCAGGGCGAGCCGTCGCAGGAAGCGAAGCCCGCCGACACGCAGCCCGCCACTCCGTAG
- a CDS encoding ribonuclease Z, translating to MSSRELIVLGSASQVPTRHRNHNAYFLRWDEEGILFDPGEGTQRQMTLAGLSATQITRICVTHFHGDHALGLPGIIQRLSLDRAKHPVEIHYPASGQAFFERLRHATIFMDAATIVPRPISEDGVLAETKGFKLSAAKLEHAVDTYGFRLEEHARVQLNPTKLAEAGISGPLTGELLRRGSVEVGGRTVRVEEVGEARAGQSFAFVMDTRPCDGAARLARGVDLLVCESTYLDTERREAHDHFHMTALQAAELAREARARRLVLTHFSQRYDDTAPFVAEAKPLVEDVVAVKDLDRVDVPRRSRPA from the coding sequence ATGTCCAGCCGCGAGCTCATCGTCCTCGGTTCCGCCAGCCAGGTGCCCACGCGCCACCGGAACCACAACGCCTACTTCCTCCGCTGGGACGAGGAGGGAATCCTGTTCGACCCCGGAGAAGGCACCCAGCGCCAGATGACGCTCGCGGGCCTGTCCGCCACGCAAATCACTCGCATCTGCGTCACGCACTTCCACGGTGACCACGCGCTCGGGCTGCCCGGCATCATCCAACGTCTGTCATTGGACCGCGCGAAGCACCCGGTGGAAATCCATTACCCCGCGTCGGGGCAGGCCTTCTTCGAGCGGCTCCGCCACGCCACCATCTTCATGGACGCAGCGACCATCGTCCCGCGCCCCATCTCCGAGGACGGCGTGCTCGCGGAGACGAAGGGCTTCAAGCTGTCCGCCGCGAAACTGGAGCACGCGGTGGACACGTACGGCTTCCGGCTCGAGGAGCACGCGCGCGTGCAGCTCAACCCCACGAAGCTCGCGGAGGCCGGCATCTCCGGGCCGCTGACGGGCGAGCTGCTCCGGCGCGGCTCCGTCGAGGTGGGTGGCCGCACGGTGCGCGTGGAGGAGGTCGGCGAGGCACGCGCGGGCCAGTCCTTCGCCTTCGTCATGGACACGCGTCCGTGCGACGGCGCCGCGCGGCTCGCCCGGGGCGTGGACCTGCTGGTCTGCGAGTCGACGTACCTGGACACCGAGCGCCGGGAAGCCCACGACCACTTCCACATGACGGCGCTCCAGGCCGCGGAGCTGGCTCGGGAAGCCCGGGCGCGCCGGCTGGTCCTCACGCACTTCTCGCAGCGCTACGACGACACCGCGCCCTTCGTCGCCGAAGCGAAGCCCCTGGTGGAGGACGTGGTCGCCGTGAAGGACCTGGACCGGGTGGACGTGCCCAGGCGCTCGCGTCCGGCGTGA
- a CDS encoding ATPase, T2SS/T4P/T4SS family gives MIANLLAVLSDAGRRVAEPPAPPLTMEDAALALFSIAAQARAALFSVWAEEEEDGQVASGISVFFNVPDEPGTEGLLATKREPVRVPLALELYRPLGEAIAELAKRGSEAKRHRRGSVPFPFDAQDPGTVFRVLFTDGELGTWVTATARDRATRAAFPSFSELPLSREDAAFLEDTFFRLDSLFQGKLVVFSGERGSGRSTSLHAAMEALPDDVRGFAALETPRALDPRLAMVNPGSAGMVNVLRAFLRQDPDVVMADEARTPEELEMLLKASMTGHATAAVIEAPTPVAALARIQEAVPGLPVSPLIVHHVRDAQTGARRITVHRG, from the coding sequence GTGATTGCCAATCTGCTCGCAGTGCTCTCGGACGCGGGCCGTCGCGTCGCGGAGCCCCCCGCTCCGCCGCTCACGATGGAGGACGCCGCGTTGGCGCTGTTCTCCATCGCGGCGCAGGCGCGGGCCGCGCTCTTCTCGGTGTGGGCCGAGGAGGAGGAGGACGGGCAGGTCGCCTCGGGCATCTCGGTGTTCTTCAACGTGCCGGATGAGCCTGGGACGGAGGGGCTGCTCGCGACGAAGCGCGAGCCGGTGCGGGTGCCGCTCGCGCTGGAGCTCTACCGTCCTTTGGGCGAGGCCATCGCCGAACTCGCGAAGCGGGGCTCCGAGGCGAAGCGGCACCGGCGGGGCAGCGTGCCGTTTCCCTTCGACGCGCAGGACCCAGGCACCGTATTCCGCGTCCTCTTCACGGACGGAGAATTGGGGACCTGGGTGACGGCGACAGCGCGGGACAGGGCGACGCGGGCGGCCTTCCCGTCGTTCTCGGAACTGCCGCTGTCGAGAGAGGACGCGGCCTTTCTGGAGGACACCTTCTTCCGGCTGGACTCGCTGTTCCAGGGGAAGCTGGTGGTCTTCAGCGGAGAGCGGGGCTCGGGGCGGAGCACGTCGCTCCATGCGGCGATGGAGGCGCTGCCCGACGACGTGCGTGGGTTCGCCGCGCTGGAGACGCCAAGGGCGCTCGACCCGCGCCTCGCCATGGTGAACCCCGGCTCGGCGGGCATGGTGAACGTGCTGAGGGCCTTTTTGAGACAGGACCCGGATGTGGTGATGGCGGACGAAGCGCGCACGCCCGAGGAGCTGGAAATGCTGCTCAAGGCGTCGATGACGGGCCATGCGACGGCAGCCGTCATCGAGGCGCCGACGCCCGTGGCCGCGCTGGCTCGGATTCAGGAAGCCGTGCCCGGGCTGCCTGTCTCACCGCTCATCGTGCATCACGTGCGGGACGCGCAGACCGGTGCACGACGCATCACCGTGCATCGGGGCTGA
- a CDS encoding phytanoyl-CoA dioxygenase family protein codes for MTDRARQFEQQGYLVLPGFVSASDCDALKARAEELVAGFAPETVSVFTTHEQTRTSDDYFLASGDRIRFFFEEGAFLPDGSLKQDKALSINKIGHALHDLDPRFDRFSRTPALASLASELGMQKPLLLQSMYIFKQPHIGGEVNSHQDSTFLYTEPTTCLGFWFALEDATLENGCLWALPGGHRLGLKKRFVRAEGGGTAFRVLDATPVPEDGMLPLEVEKGTLVVLHGLLPHRSGPNTSPKSRHAYSLHLIDGTAMYPEDNWLHRSPAMPPRGFV; via the coding sequence ATGACGGACCGGGCCAGGCAGTTCGAGCAGCAGGGCTACCTCGTGCTTCCGGGGTTCGTCTCCGCCTCGGACTGTGACGCGCTCAAGGCCCGCGCGGAGGAACTGGTCGCCGGCTTCGCACCGGAGACCGTCTCCGTCTTCACCACCCACGAGCAGACCCGGACGTCTGACGACTACTTCCTCGCCTCGGGAGACCGCATCCGCTTCTTCTTCGAGGAAGGCGCCTTCCTTCCGGACGGCTCGCTGAAGCAGGACAAGGCGCTGTCCATCAACAAGATTGGCCACGCGCTCCACGACCTGGACCCGCGCTTCGACCGGTTCTCCCGTACGCCCGCGCTGGCCTCACTGGCCTCCGAGTTGGGAATGCAGAAGCCCCTGCTCCTGCAATCCATGTACATCTTCAAGCAGCCCCACATCGGCGGCGAGGTGAACTCGCACCAGGACTCCACGTTCCTCTACACGGAGCCCACCACCTGCCTCGGCTTCTGGTTCGCGCTCGAAGACGCGACGCTGGAGAACGGCTGCCTGTGGGCGCTGCCCGGTGGACATCGGCTGGGTCTCAAGAAGCGCTTCGTTCGCGCCGAGGGCGGAGGCACCGCGTTCCGCGTGCTCGACGCCACGCCCGTGCCTGAAGACGGCATGCTCCCTCTGGAGGTGGAGAAGGGCACGCTCGTGGTGCTCCACGGACTGCTGCCCCACCGCAGCGGACCCAACACCTCGCCGAAGAGTCGCCACGCCTACTCGCTGCACCTCATCGACGGCACCGCCATGTACCCCGAGGACAATTGGCTGCACCGCTCGCCCGCCATGCCTCCTCGCGGGTTCGTTTGA
- a CDS encoding serine/threonine-protein kinase, with protein METQRALKDLGPASLPPGTEVGSWRVLELRGRGNYGAVYRVEPLGDPGSGPFALKLATHPVDPRFDREAELLSRVQHPAVPRIHAHGLWAHPAGPFPFLVMDWVEGQPLYDWGREQHPTSRQVLRLLAQVARALEATHAVEAVHRDVKGDNVLVRVSDGQAFLTDFGAGYIRGAPTLTAPPLPPGTPPYRSPEAVRFQWGYRSHPTARYEAQPADDVFALGVTAYRLVTGSYPPPPRVEGMDIQDDDAMPLVPPRLRNPAVCQELDALILRMLAEHPEERLGQGSTLAVALALEEAVRTSGPHADVPLSGSAVPPAIATQATPRLTGHVSSRTTEPRDEPSPVRWVWFAMAVVCLSLMSAATGWFLRPTQDAMTYAEATPLQEARDGGTVSVGDAAVAAPVTILAPVPSFTAPPGLGLPLPERPFPGQRKPPCNRKGEIELRGGCWYELARVKSPCDEDAYDYKGACYLPSFPVQRAPTSAPSTSP; from the coding sequence ATGGAGACACAACGGGCATTGAAGGACCTCGGGCCAGCCTCGCTTCCACCGGGCACGGAGGTGGGCTCATGGCGCGTGCTGGAGCTCAGAGGCCGAGGCAATTACGGCGCCGTCTACCGCGTCGAGCCCCTCGGCGACCCCGGCTCCGGGCCCTTCGCGCTCAAGCTGGCCACGCACCCCGTGGACCCTCGCTTCGACCGCGAGGCGGAGTTGCTCTCTCGCGTCCAACACCCCGCGGTGCCCCGGATTCATGCTCACGGACTGTGGGCCCACCCGGCGGGTCCGTTTCCCTTCCTCGTCATGGATTGGGTGGAGGGACAGCCCCTCTATGACTGGGGACGCGAACAACACCCCACCTCGCGGCAGGTGCTTCGGCTGCTCGCACAGGTGGCCCGCGCACTGGAGGCCACGCATGCGGTGGAGGCCGTCCACCGCGACGTGAAGGGTGACAACGTGCTCGTGCGCGTGAGCGACGGGCAGGCCTTCCTCACCGACTTCGGCGCGGGCTACATCCGCGGGGCTCCCACGCTCACCGCGCCTCCGCTGCCTCCAGGCACGCCGCCATACCGAAGCCCGGAGGCCGTTCGCTTCCAGTGGGGCTACCGCAGCCATCCCACCGCTCGCTACGAAGCGCAGCCCGCGGATGATGTGTTCGCACTCGGCGTCACCGCGTACCGGCTCGTCACCGGGAGCTATCCGCCGCCTCCTCGCGTCGAGGGCATGGACATACAAGACGACGACGCGATGCCGCTGGTTCCTCCGCGACTGCGCAACCCCGCCGTGTGCCAGGAGTTGGACGCACTCATCCTTCGCATGCTCGCGGAGCATCCCGAGGAACGCCTGGGCCAGGGCAGCACGCTCGCTGTCGCGCTTGCACTGGAGGAGGCGGTGCGGACCTCGGGCCCACATGCGGACGTGCCGCTCTCGGGGTCCGCCGTTCCCCCAGCCATCGCAACCCAGGCGACTCCGAGACTCACCGGGCACGTCTCCTCTCGAACCACCGAACCTCGTGATGAACCCAGCCCGGTCCGGTGGGTCTGGTTCGCAATGGCCGTGGTGTGCCTGTCCCTGATGTCCGCGGCCACGGGCTGGTTCCTGCGCCCCACCCAGGACGCCATGACCTACGCGGAAGCCACTCCGCTCCAGGAGGCTCGCGATGGCGGCACCGTGTCCGTGGGGGACGCCGCTGTCGCCGCTCCTGTCACCATCCTCGCGCCCGTTCCCTCCTTCACCGCGCCGCCCGGGCTGGGCCTGCCCTTGCCGGAGCGTCCCTTCCCCGGTCAGCGCAAGCCTCCCTGCAACCGCAAGGGCGAAATCGAACTGCGCGGCGGCTGCTGGTACGAGCTCGCCCGCGTGAAGTCCCCCTGCGACGAGGATGCCTACGACTACAAGGGCGCCTGCTACCTGCCCTCGTTCCCCGTCCAGCGCGCTCCCACCTCGGCACCCTCCACGAGCCCCTGA
- a CDS encoding DUF938 domain-containing protein yields MKRHAPSTERNREPLLAVLREVLPASGTLLEIASGTGEHAVFFARAFPHLTWQPTDVEPESLASIASWRAGESLPNLLPPLTLDASSDTWPVSTADAILNVNMIHISPWAACQGLMRGAGRVLVPGGCLVLYGAYFVEGRETAPSNLAFDASLRERNPAWGVRQLGDVTAEAARHGLERERVVDMPSNNLALVFRKRPGR; encoded by the coding sequence ATGAAGCGTCATGCCCCGTCCACGGAACGCAACCGCGAGCCCCTGCTCGCCGTCCTTCGTGAAGTGCTGCCCGCCTCGGGCACGCTGCTGGAAATCGCTAGCGGCACCGGCGAGCACGCCGTCTTCTTCGCCCGCGCCTTCCCCCACCTCACCTGGCAGCCCACCGACGTCGAGCCCGAGTCCCTCGCGAGCATCGCCTCATGGCGCGCCGGGGAATCCCTCCCCAACCTGCTGCCGCCGCTCACGCTCGATGCAAGCAGTGACACGTGGCCGGTGTCCACGGCGGACGCCATCCTCAATGTGAATATGATTCACATTTCACCCTGGGCCGCGTGTCAGGGATTGATGCGGGGCGCGGGCAGGGTGCTCGTACCGGGCGGGTGCCTCGTCCTGTACGGCGCCTACTTCGTCGAGGGCCGCGAGACGGCGCCCAGCAACCTCGCCTTCGATGCATCCCTGCGCGAGCGCAACCCGGCCTGGGGCGTGCGCCAGCTCGGAGACGTCACCGCCGAAGCCGCTCGCCACGGGCTGGAGCGCGAGCGCGTGGTGGACATGCCCAGCAACAACCTCGCGCTCGTCTTCCGCAAGCGACCGGGCCGCTGA
- a CDS encoding TonB family protein — MARRARPFPKPTLPQPTPRPPEEATPPVEEAPPPPDAAEESGTDVAASAPAGGVPGGVAGGVVGGLVRGVLGANNPGLVLTTPPRPTEEQLKSWREQYFETMFRDRFENVRYPHQAAMAGIQGRLVVRISVGTRGQILALSVLGNCPHYVLCDAAMQAVRDAAPFPPPPPELGARVTVELPFNYHLR; from the coding sequence GTGGCGCGGCGGGCCCGTCCCTTCCCGAAGCCCACGCTGCCGCAGCCGACGCCAAGGCCCCCCGAGGAGGCGACGCCTCCCGTCGAGGAAGCACCACCGCCGCCCGACGCCGCCGAGGAGTCAGGCACGGACGTCGCGGCCTCGGCCCCTGCGGGCGGCGTGCCTGGAGGCGTCGCGGGTGGCGTGGTGGGTGGGCTCGTGCGCGGCGTGCTGGGCGCGAACAACCCGGGCCTCGTGCTCACGACGCCGCCACGTCCCACCGAGGAGCAGCTCAAGTCGTGGCGCGAGCAGTACTTCGAGACGATGTTTCGCGACCGCTTCGAGAATGTGCGCTACCCGCACCAGGCGGCCATGGCGGGCATCCAGGGCCGGCTGGTGGTGCGCATCTCCGTGGGCACGCGGGGGCAGATTCTCGCCCTGAGCGTGCTCGGCAACTGTCCGCACTACGTGCTCTGCGACGCCGCGATGCAGGCCGTGCGCGACGCCGCGCCCTTCCCGCCGCCACCGCCGGAGCTCGGCGCGCGTGTCACGGTGGAACTGCCGTTCAACTACCACCTGCGCTGA
- a CDS encoding DUF4153 domain-containing protein, which produces MSTYVPPDSTPAPSLTSPPEATPSGASTPASSRVSAPEASSFGATPPGAATSPRTSSPRPPPSRGTTESGPVVTAHRQAPRTTPLLPQVRAPRATLGAALGLGVLAEVLLDRPLWGVSFPIVVAALMGTLVVLGGREGWQRARPNAWLAAPLLIISGFVAVRASEWLLALNLLTSAALLLLLTHLWAAGRVQRLGLMGYPLVALASTFRGLLYPPALIRDTVDLRSAREHAPRLLPFVRGVLIALPVLLVFCVLLQSADAAFAVAMNRLWSVDVWTLFGSTLGRLMGAGFSAFVAAAALGHALRRRRGAERGEAEATPARPRLGLTEALTLILAVDALFLVFAGFQVAYLFIGGASSPAEGYTYAEYARRGFFELLLVSMMTLGLVMALARWTRRESPLAQGVFRVGATLMVALTVVILASAVKRMTLYEDAFGYTRLRLFTHVFMYALGAVLTWRAVTLWWRPERFAIGAFVTALGAVLAVNAINPDALIVRLNIERATDASGPDVYYLSGLSSDAVPELVRDTAQGPAWRTDLLRQYAERLPAASSWPEWNLSHARARWALQSVDTTVRPE; this is translated from the coding sequence ATGAGCACGTATGTCCCGCCGGATTCCACGCCCGCGCCGTCCCTGACGTCGCCGCCCGAGGCCACGCCCTCCGGTGCATCGACTCCGGCATCCTCCCGGGTGTCGGCGCCCGAGGCTTCATCCTTCGGGGCGACGCCACCCGGGGCGGCCACATCTCCGAGGACGTCGTCACCTCGGCCCCCACCCTCCAGGGGCACGACAGAGAGCGGTCCTGTCGTCACGGCCCACCGTCAGGCGCCGCGCACCACTCCGCTGCTGCCGCAGGTTCGCGCGCCTCGCGCCACGCTGGGTGCGGCGCTGGGCCTGGGCGTGCTCGCGGAGGTGCTGTTGGACCGGCCCCTGTGGGGCGTGTCCTTCCCCATCGTCGTCGCGGCTTTGATGGGGACGCTCGTGGTGCTCGGCGGGCGCGAGGGCTGGCAGCGTGCCCGGCCGAATGCGTGGCTCGCGGCGCCGCTGCTCATCATCTCCGGCTTCGTCGCGGTGCGCGCGAGCGAGTGGCTGCTCGCGCTCAACCTGCTGACCTCGGCCGCGCTGCTCCTGCTGCTCACGCACCTCTGGGCGGCGGGTCGCGTGCAGCGGCTGGGCTTGATGGGTTACCCGCTGGTGGCGCTGGCCTCCACGTTCCGAGGCCTCCTGTATCCCCCGGCGCTCATCCGTGACACGGTGGACCTGCGGTCCGCGCGTGAGCATGCGCCTCGCCTGCTGCCCTTCGTGAGAGGCGTGCTCATCGCGCTGCCGGTGCTGCTCGTCTTCTGTGTCCTCCTCCAGTCCGCGGACGCCGCGTTCGCCGTGGCCATGAACCGGCTGTGGAGCGTGGACGTGTGGACGCTCTTCGGGAGCACCCTCGGCCGGCTCATGGGGGCGGGGTTCTCCGCATTCGTGGCGGCGGCGGCCCTGGGGCATGCGCTGCGCCGGCGCAGGGGCGCAGAGCGCGGCGAGGCCGAGGCCACACCGGCCCGTCCACGCCTGGGGCTCACCGAGGCGCTCACGCTCATCCTCGCGGTGGACGCGCTCTTCCTCGTCTTCGCGGGCTTCCAGGTGGCGTACCTGTTCATCGGCGGCGCGTCGTCTCCCGCCGAGGGCTACACCTATGCGGAGTACGCGCGCCGGGGCTTCTTCGAGCTGCTCCTCGTGTCGATGATGACGCTGGGCCTCGTCATGGCGCTGGCGCGCTGGACGCGCCGTGAGTCTCCACTGGCGCAGGGTGTGTTCCGCGTGGGGGCGACGCTGATGGTGGCGCTGACGGTGGTCATCCTCGCCTCGGCGGTGAAGCGCATGACGCTCTACGAGGATGCGTTCGGCTACACGCGCCTGCGCCTCTTCACGCACGTGTTCATGTACGCGCTGGGGGCGGTGCTGACGTGGCGCGCGGTGACGCTGTGGTGGAGACCCGAGCGCTTTGCCATTGGCGCCTTCGTCACGGCGCTGGGCGCGGTGCTCGCGGTGAATGCCATCAACCCGGATGCGCTCATCGTCCGTCTCAACATCGAGCGCGCCACGGACGCGAGCGGCCCGGATGTCTATTACCTCTCCGGCCTCTCCTCGGACGCGGTGCCCGAGTTGGTGCGAGACACGGCCCAGGGGCCCGCGTGGCGGACGGACCTGCTGCGCCAGTACGCCGAGCGGCTGCCGGCCGCGAGCTCGTGGCCCGAGTGGAACCTCTCGCACGCGCGGGCCCGGTGGGCGCTCCAGTCGGTGGACACCACCGTGCGCCCGGAGTGA
- a CDS encoding arsenate reductase ArsC, whose translation MNKVIFACVHNAGRSQMAAAFFNVMADPDRARATSAGTQPAERVHPEVLETMREIGIDLGEAKPRLLTDALAEDAQWLITMGCGEACPHVKGLKREDWPLEDPKGRSVQQVERIRDEVAARVADLLEREGWMRAG comes from the coding sequence ATGAACAAGGTCATCTTCGCCTGTGTGCACAACGCCGGCCGTTCGCAGATGGCGGCGGCGTTCTTCAACGTGATGGCGGACCCGGACAGGGCGCGCGCCACGTCCGCGGGGACGCAGCCCGCGGAGCGGGTGCACCCGGAAGTGTTGGAGACGATGCGCGAAATCGGCATCGACCTGGGCGAAGCGAAGCCCCGTCTGCTCACCGACGCGCTGGCCGAGGACGCGCAATGGCTCATCACCATGGGCTGCGGTGAGGCGTGCCCCCACGTGAAGGGCCTCAAGCGCGAGGACTGGCCCCTGGAGGACCCGAAGGGCCGCTCGGTGCAGCAGGTGGAGCGCATCCGCGACGAGGTGGCCGCGCGCGTGGCGGACCTGCTGGAGCGCGAAGGCTGGATGCGCGCCGGGTAA